The following is a genomic window from Desulfitobacterium chlororespirans DSM 11544.
GAGCTGCTATGCTATTGATCCGCCCCTTCCTGCGTGTGAATAAAGATCGTAAGTATAAGGCCTTCATGGTGGTCTTCTTTATTTTCATGGTTGCCAATGTAGGAGGAGCATTAACCCCCTTAGGGGATCCGCCGCTTTTCCTGGGTTTTTTGCATGGAGTCCCTTTCTTTTGGACCTTGCGTCTTATTACTCCCATGGCTGTCGTACTGGCCGGGCTATTACTCATTTATATTGCTTTTGATAAGTACTATCTGGCTAAAGAGCAAAAAGAAGGGGGCCTGGCCCTTGCTTCATTTTATGGCGATGGAGCGGCAGCTCAAGACCTTTCCGGTGCAGGTTCGGCGCCAGGGAAAAAGTTAGAAATTCTAGGGGCCCAAAACTTTATTCTGTTAGCCGTAATTATTGGTGTGATTCTTTTTAGCGGTTATGTTAAGATGAGTGAAGTATCGATTTTGGGGGTTCATCTTGGCTGGCAGGATGTTATTCGCAATCTGGTTCTTGTGGTCATTATGGTGATTTCCATGAAAATCACACCCAGGGCAGTTCGTGAAGAAAACGAATACTCCTGGGGCCCCATCCTGGAGATTCTTTATCTTTTCTTCGGCATCTTTGTTACTATGGCGCCTGCTTTAGCGATTTTGAAGGCCGGAGAGTCCGGAGCCTTGTCTTTTATCACTGCGGCAGTTAAAGAACCGGCTCAATATTTCTGGATTGCCGGAGCATTATCCAGCTTTCTGGACAATGCCCCAACCTATCTGACTTTCTTTAGTACCGCTTTAGGGCAATTCTACCCCGGTATGGCTGAAGCGCCTGCCGTGGCTCAGTTTTTAGCCGATCAGCCCTTATATCTCCTGGCGATTTCCGCCGGTTCCGTGTTCTTCGGAGCGGTCACCTACATCGGCAATGCACCTAACTTTATGGTCCGTTCTATTGCTGAGGAATCCGGAGTGAAAATGCCCAGCTTTTTTGGCTATATGGTGTATAGCTTCTGCATTCTGCTTCCCCTCTTTGGAGTAGTGACCTGGTTGTTTTTTCTCTAAGATTTAAAGACTCGGCATATCACCTCATGAGCAATTTAATATGCGAATGATACAGAAACAAAAACTCCCGATAGAAAGGTCTATGTGAGTCACAGACCATTTTCACGGGAGTTTTACTACCTTATCAGCTGTTAAGCTTAATTAAAAATTTTACGGAATTAGAGTAAATCCTGAAGATTGGCAAAGGCAACAGGCTCTTCTTCCACTATATCATTAATCAACCATACATCATCATCTTTTATTAACTCTAAAACAACACTGTAGCGATTCAAGGTTACGACATCATGGGTCAGAACCTTTGCTTTAAATTGCATTTTAACTAAGCTTGAATCCGGAGCAGTTTTTTCCAGATCCAGGACTAAGGCGCTTTCCACGGTCGACCTGGCGTTAACGGCTTCGGCTGCGGTGAAGCTTTTCTCAAGAGAACTCCTATAGATCGGTTGATAATCTTGTGTCAGAAGGGGCAGAAGCTTTAGACCTTCTTCCAAATAGTTATCCAAAGTATAAGTATAATACCTTTTTGTAAAATCGAGTGCTAAAGTTTCTATCTCCTTGCGCTCGGTTGGGGTAATGGGGTCGGTGAAAGCAGCGGCCAGAGCAGGTTGAGCGGAGGAATTAAGAGTAGAGTGCGCCGAAAAACCAGGAATCCAATGACCAAGAAGAAATATGGTAGCTAAGAGAACGGAAAAGGCCCAAATGCTGCGTTTCATTTTCTTCTCACTCCTGTTCAATTTAGTACTTATATAACTATTCTGCAAAAAAAGCAAAACACCTTCTGATTATTGTAAATGTTTAGAAAAATGTATTATATTATAAATAGTAATAAAAGCATA
Proteins encoded in this region:
- a CDS encoding sodium:proton antiporter translates to MEHSLGTLLPLYSVIPFVGMLLSIALGPVLFPKLWHHHFGKVSAAWAALLAVPLIVVYGKQGVDELLHLLIADYIPFIVLIGSLFTVGGGILVRTSLKGTTWVNAGFLTIGAIVASWMGTTGAAMLLIRPFLRVNKDRKYKAFMVVFFIFMVANVGGALTPLGDPPLFLGFLHGVPFFWTLRLITPMAVVLAGLLLIYIAFDKYYLAKEQKEGGLALASFYGDGAAAQDLSGAGSAPGKKLEILGAQNFILLAVIIGVILFSGYVKMSEVSILGVHLGWQDVIRNLVLVVIMVISMKITPRAVREENEYSWGPILEILYLFFGIFVTMAPALAILKAGESGALSFITAAVKEPAQYFWIAGALSSFLDNAPTYLTFFSTALGQFYPGMAEAPAVAQFLADQPLYLLAISAGSVFFGAVTYIGNAPNFMVRSIAEESGVKMPSFFGYMVYSFCILLPLFGVVTWLFFL